The Candidatus Limnocylindrales bacterium genome has a segment encoding these proteins:
- a CDS encoding rhomboid family intramembrane serine protease codes for MFPLQDTVQSRSFPVVNWTLIAINVFIFFVLLSLGPLAEVYVTIFSLVPARLLAYPSPFEFFTLLTSMFLHGGWAHLISNMMALYIFGDNVEDRMGSGRYLLFYLLCGLAAAFVHIAFNPNSLIPTVGASGAISGVLAAYLILFPTARVITLVPLFFLPWFVEIPAVFYLGFWFVSQLLNGILTIVAGVQAFGGVAWWAHVGGFLTGLVLVRPFVSHRYIRRVYADEYFPW; via the coding sequence ATGTTCCCGTTGCAAGATACAGTCCAGTCCAGGTCTTTTCCTGTAGTGAACTGGACGCTTATTGCGATTAATGTTTTTATTTTCTTCGTTCTGCTGTCTTTAGGGCCTCTCGCCGAAGTTTATGTCACCATTTTTAGCCTGGTTCCTGCGCGTTTATTAGCTTATCCCAGTCCGTTTGAATTCTTCACCTTATTAACTTCTATGTTTCTTCATGGTGGATGGGCCCATCTGATTAGCAACATGATGGCCCTTTATATTTTTGGAGACAATGTGGAAGATCGGATGGGAAGTGGTCGCTACCTCCTGTTTTATCTGCTCTGTGGTCTCGCGGCGGCCTTTGTTCATATTGCATTCAACCCAAACTCCCTTATCCCCACCGTGGGAGCAAGTGGAGCAATCAGCGGGGTACTGGCGGCTTATCTGATACTCTTTCCAACTGCCCGTGTGATTACCCTGGTGCCGTTGTTCTTTTTACCCTGGTTTGTCGAAATCCCGGCGGTATTTTATCTCGGGTTCTGGTTTGTGTCCCAGTTACTCAATGGTATTTTAACCATTGTAGCTGGAGTGCAGGCGTTTGGTGGCGTTGCCTGGTGGGCCCATGTCGGAGGTTTCCTGACCGGACTCGTGTTGGTACGCCCGTTTGTATCCCATCGTTACATTCGTCGTGTCTATGCCGACGAATATTTTCCCTGGTAG
- a CDS encoding acetamidase/formamidase family protein has translation MTGPIAVEEAEPGDTLEVRILGMTPRLPYSTNIAAHWGYLYKDFNTERITIYKFDVGTRLARAEFAFTYKTTPKYDRPGPITPPNPEARQKVLQGVVVLLRPHFGVMGVAPKESGKINSIPPGDFGGNIDNWKIGAGATMYYPVFNKGANFYMGDPHMAEGDGELSGTAIEASANGWVQIFVRKDFPITNPILETETHWITQRPYRPTGDTHSDG, from the coding sequence ATGACCGGGCCTATTGCCGTGGAGGAAGCTGAACCGGGAGATACGTTGGAGGTTCGGATCTTGGGCATGACCCCAAGACTTCCCTATAGTACCAATATTGCGGCCCATTGGGGCTACCTCTACAAAGACTTTAACACGGAGCGTATTACCATTTATAAATTCGATGTAGGGACCCGACTCGCTCGAGCCGAGTTTGCTTTTACCTACAAAACGACCCCCAAGTACGACCGACCCGGTCCTATTACCCCTCCAAATCCGGAAGCTCGACAAAAGGTTCTTCAAGGGGTGGTAGTGCTTTTACGTCCTCACTTCGGCGTTATGGGGGTAGCTCCCAAAGAAAGTGGAAAGATCAATAGTATTCCTCCAGGAGATTTCGGGGGAAATATCGACAATTGGAAAATCGGAGCTGGCGCTACCATGTATTATCCGGTCTTTAACAAGGGGGCTAATTTTTATATGGGAGATCCCCATATGGCTGAAGGAGATGGTGAACTGAGCGGTACGGCCATCGAAGCCTCGGCCAATGGATGGGTACAGATCTTTGTACGAAAAGATTTTCCCATCACCAATCCGATTTTGGAGACTGAGACCCATTGGATCACCCAAAGACCCTATCGGCCAACAGGGGATACCCATTCTGATGGATAG
- the nrdR gene encoding transcriptional regulator NrdR: protein MKCPVCEKDEDKVIDSRSARGGSVIRRRRECLSCGHRFTTYETIEQAPIYVIKKDGRREPFNREKLLSGILMACKKRPIPMETLETIVQEIETKIHNNFPIEVPSRVIGEMVMDRLQELDEVAYVRFASVYRQFKNAQEFMEESEAVQKRRIQKEMDKSQLWIFNQKPEIGSQKSF, encoded by the coding sequence ATGAAATGTCCTGTTTGTGAAAAAGATGAAGATAAGGTGATTGACTCACGTTCGGCCAGGGGGGGGAGTGTCATTCGGCGACGAAGGGAATGCCTGAGTTGTGGTCATCGTTTTACCACGTATGAGACCATTGAACAGGCCCCTATTTATGTGATCAAAAAAGATGGACGTCGAGAACCCTTTAATAGAGAAAAACTGTTAAGTGGAATTTTGATGGCCTGTAAGAAGCGTCCGATTCCCATGGAAACTTTAGAAACCATTGTCCAGGAGATTGAGACCAAAATTCATAATAACTTTCCTATCGAAGTACCCAGTCGCGTTATCGGAGAAATGGTTATGGACAGGCTACAAGAGCTGGATGAAGTCGCCTATGTCCGATTTGCTTCTGTCTACCGACAGTTCAAGAATGCCCAGGAATTCATGGAGGAATCCGAAGCGGTACAAAAACGGCGAATACAAAAGGAAATGGATAAGTCCCAGTTATGGATATTTAATCAGAAGCCAGAAATCGGAAGTCAGAAGTCTTTTTGA